From Apis mellifera strain DH4 linkage group LG5, Amel_HAv3.1, whole genome shotgun sequence, the proteins below share one genomic window:
- the LOC409254 gene encoding protein RTF2 homolog yields MGCDGGTIPRRDELVRVKKKPEQKDKEAELAFKWRHCTIKQLPLQPPVVGCGLGHLYSKESVLEGLLDRSTLPESAQHIKTLKDIKNLNLTPNPAFDGNKAKKGDCYADEGKSPYICPLIGLEMNGKYKFCFLWSCGCVMSERALKEVKSKICHQCQQPFTEEDIVIINAEGNDLKLMEKNMILRKIAKKKSKKQKYNEDNQILDIKQEEIPKKKIKKEDKSSTSKITNRTEAEDPAYKKVKENYSVAKDPKASEVFKSIFTTHKSAAEQDRAHWITYNPFYN; encoded by the exons atggGTTGTGATGGTGGAACTATTCCTCGAAGAGATGAACTAGTAAGAGTTAAGAAAAAACCAGAACAg aaagataaagaagcAGAATTAGCATTTAAATGGAGACATTGCACAATTAAACAATTACCATTACAACCACCAGTAGTTGGCTGTGGTTTAGGTCATCTTTATAGTAAAGAATCTGTATTAGAAGGTCTCCTTGATCGAAGTACACTTCCAGAATCAGCACAACACATTAAAAccttaaaagatataaaaaacttaaatttgacACCGAATCCAGCATTTGATGGtaataaagcaaaaaaagGAGATTGTTACGCAGATGAAGGAAAAAGTCCATATATTTGTCCACTTATTGGACTAGAAATGAATggtaaatacaaattttgctttttatgGTCATGTGGTTGTGTAATGAGTGAAAGAGCACTTAAAGAAGTCAAAAGTAAG ATATGTCATCAATGTCAACAACCTTTTACTGAAGAAGATATTGTTATCATAAATGCAGAAGGTAATGATCTTAAGTTGATGGAAAAGAATATGATACTACGAAAAATAGCTAAGAAAAAATCTAAGAAACAGAAATATAATGaagataatcaaatattagatattaaacaagaagaaataccaaagaaaaaaattaaaaaggaagatAAAAGTTCTACTTCTAAGATTACTAATAGAACAGAAGCTGAAGATCCagcatataaaaaagttaaagaaaattatagtgTTGCTAAAGATCCTAAAGCATCAGAAGTTTTCAAAAGCATTTTCACTACCCACAAATCTGCAGCAGAACAAGATAGGGCACATTGGATTACATATAAcccattttacaattaa